From the Gemmatimonadota bacterium genome, the window GAGGGCTAAGGCGTGGTCGACCCGGGCCTTGAGTACCGGAGACGGTCGACCGTTGTACTGGGCTGCGCCCAGGACGACGATGGCATCGACCGGCCGTTGCTGGTCGTCGCGGCTGACCGTGTAGACCCAGGCAAAGGCCGCCGCGTAGGCCACCCCGATCGCCGTGCCGAGCCGGGCTACCACCCGCCTGAGCGGACGGATTACAGCAGAAATGATTCACCGAGGCGGGGGATGGTGACCTCGCCGACGCCGCACTCTTTGAGAATGATGGCCATGGCAGCTGCGGCCTCGGTCCGTTTACCCTGAAACAGGCCGGCGTCGAGCAAGACCTTGGCGCCGGCCGCCTCAACCAAGTGCATCGAGCCCGTCACTTCTCCAGCGGCTCCCCAGAATGTTACGCGGATACTCACGACGATCCCTTTCTAGCGGGTGCCAAACAGCCGATCGCCGGCGTCGCCCAAACCCGGGAGGATGTATCCCGATTGGTTGAGTTCTCGGTCGAGCCCCGCAGTATACACAGGCACTTCGGGATGGGCGGCCTCGAGGGCTCGAACCCCTTCCGGAGCGGCGACCAGACACAGAAACCGGATCCGGCCCGCTCCGGCTTCTTTGAGTTTGGCCACCGCCGCGATCGCCGACCCCCCGGTCGCCAACATCGGGTCGAGGAGGAAAAAATCGCGATCTCGGCCCTCGGGGATCTTGAAGTAGTAGCTGATCGGTTCCAAGGTTTCATGATCCCGGTAGAGCCCGATATGTCCGACCCGGGCCGACGGGATGAGGTGCAAGATCCCGTCCACCATCCCGAGTCCAGCGCGTAAAATGGGGACCAGGACGAGTTTCTTGCCGGCGACCCGGTTGGCCTCCATCCGTTCGAGGGGGGTCTCCACCTTGAAGCGCTCGGTCGGAAGATCGCGGGTGACCTCATAGGTCATCAGCATGGCGATTTCACCCAAGAGCTGACGAAAGTTCTTGGTGGCGGTGGCCTGGTCCCGCATGATCGCCAGCTTATGTTGAATCAGCGGGTGATCGAGGACAGTCAGGTTGGGATGGCTCGGGTGGACCATGGCAGGAATATGGGGCCACCCCGGACACGCGGCGAGGGGGCCCCTGGGCCCCGCCCGCCTCAACACATTGGGAGCGAACCATGAAAAGCGAGGTCGTGACCTTGGTACTGATGGCCGCTCTGACCAACCACACCTAGGCCCAGCCGAATCCATTCAAACTTCCCAAGTCGAACCTCAAAGCCCCGGTGACGTACCAGTTGACCGGCGATCAGAAAGGCACCTCGGAGACGGCCTTTGACGGCGGCCTCGATCAAGATGATGGGGAAGGAAACCAAGGCGTCAGACTGGACGATGATCACCGAAGACTCGATGTACACTGCCGATCTGAACAAGAAGGAGGGGTATGCCGGACCAAATCTGCTGCCCCACTACGCCAAGGCGTATGACGGACTCGACGGCAGCGGCAAGTCACGCTTCCATGCCAACATGAAGGAAATCGGGGCGCTAGTGTCGAAGGCCTTCAACATCAACTCGATCGGGTCGCTCGGGGACAAACTTGGGGAGCAGACGATTGCCGGTGAGGTTTGTGAGAACCACAGGTTCCTGAGTTTTGAGGTCTGCTCAATGAAGCGGGGCCCGCAAGTGTCCCTCAAGACCACCGGCGATCTGGTCTGCTTCCGGTTCGAACAGACCGCCACCTCAGTACCCCTCTCGGCACCGTCGAGTTCCGTCTGGGAAAAACCGGCCGGCATCGAGTTCAAGTCAATGCCGGGGCAAGACGCCGACTCGGCGGCTCGTGGCATGGTCGGGTACCTCGCCAGCCAACAGCTTTCGGATTCACTCGCGGCCGCCAAGGCCGAATTGGAGAAAGCCAAGGCTGAGGCGGCCGTGAGCGGTGAGCCGAAGGCGGGGGAGGCCCGTCCGATGACCGATGAGGAAAAGGCTCAAAGGAAGCAGGCCTGCGAAATGTTGAAGAACTTCGACATGAACAAAGCCCTGGCCGGTGCGTGGAAGGAAACGAAGAAGGCGCTCGGGAACGCGGCGGTCGACGCGGCCAAACAAGGTGCCACCAGCCGGCTGAAGGGCCTGATCAAGAAGCCGAAGATCCCCTGAGAGGGCCTGACTACCGCAGCACCGCCCGCACCGAATCGAGGGCTCCGTCATTGGCCGCCGGCCGGAGCCCCATCAGATGGGCTATCAACCCATAGACGTGAATGCTCTGGAACGGGGGGACGACCGTGCCGGTTCGGAACGCCGGGCCACTCGCGATGAACGTCGCCGCCATCGAGGCCAGGGCGTTGTCGTATCCGTGGTTGCCGAGGTCGGTCATGGGGCTGACCCGCCAGCGTTGCCGGGTGGAGATCGTCCACCCATCGTCGGCGAGGGCCAGGATTGGCGCGATGCGCCGATTGCTTTGAAATTGGAACCGAGCCGGAATTTCCTGGCGTCGATACACGCTGAGCTTGGGATGGGCATTGACCAAGCCCCGGAAGATCATCTCGGTGCGCCCTGGGCCGGGATCGATCGCGGTCGCGGGAGCGAGGTCGGCGATCTCTCCGGGTTCAATCGGAACGTAGTCATCGAGGTAGATCACTCGGTCCGGTGAGATGGCCGTCATGCCGTGGTCGGACACGACGATCAAGTTGGTTCTCTGGAGCTGCCCACGACTCTTGAGACTGTCGATCAAGCGGCCAATCGCGGCGTCCGTCTCACCAATGGCCGAATCAACGGCCGCCGACTCGGGCCCCCGCCGATGGCCGACCAAATCGACGCGATTGAAGTACAGTGTGACCAAATCGGGGGCCTGGCCTGGAGGGAGCGCAAGCCACTCCAGTACTTGATCAACCCGCGCGGCACTTGGGAGCCGGGGGTCGAAGACTCGCCAGTAGTTCGGCCGAATCCCTTGGATCGCCCCTTCCGACCCGACCCAGAACATGGTGGCCGCGCGGCGGCCTTGTTTGACGGCCGTCAGCCAGATCGGCTCGCCGCCCCACCAGCGAGGATCACGATTGCTGACCGTATCGGTGGTGGTGAAGCGCCCGATGTCCGGATCGGTCATCGAGTTGGCCACGATGCCGTGGTGCTCGGGGTAGAGGCCCGTGGCGATGGTGTAGTGATTTGGAAAGGTCTTGGTGGGAAAGGCCGGGATCAGTTGCTCCGCTCGAACGCCGGAGGCGGCCAACTCCCGGAGCCGAACTGCGGCCGGCCGATTGAGGTAATCAGGGCGAAAGCCATCGATCGAAATCAGGATCAACACCCGGCCTTCCGCCGGACTCGGCGGGGTCCGGGGAGGGGTGAAAGCAGAGCAGCCACCCATCACCAGGGCGAAGCCGAGTCCGGCGAGAGCTTTCATTCGGTCGGTATGGCGTTGTCGGTGAAGGAGTTACGTAAGATGGACGGGGGCTAGATCGGGCGCAACTTCGAGTCTATATTCCTCGCCCTCAAGGCTGGGTAGCTCAGTTGGTAGAGCAGCGGACTGAAAATCCGCGTGTCGGGGGTTCAATTCCCTCCCCAGCCACTTGTTTCACAACGACTTACGATGTCTATCGGGTCGATAAAAACTGACTACACAACGACTACACAAAAGGGGGAACGGATATCCGTTCCCCCTTTGCCTTACCCTCGAGAGTCGATGTAGTCAGTATTTCACTACACCAACACTGAGAACTCCCGATGTCGACTGACCCCAAAGAATATCAACTAATCGTGACGAAAGTCCTCGACGAACTGAGTGAGAGATTTTTCATCCACAAAAGATCCACCATCAACAAGTCTGACAATCTGGAAACGGGTTGGGGTGGAAGACGAAGAACCACCATCAACTCCACCTTCATCACGGAGAAACCAACTCGAGTAGAGATGGAACGTGAAGTGAATGGAATACTCGAAGACATTCTCTAGGATATTCGATGACTTACTGGTGGAATCTCTTTAAATGACCAAAGAACAAATCGCTGAAGCGCAAACGCTCTCGACTGCGTTCAAGCCGACGAAGAAGCCGTAGAATCACAATATCATCGCACCAAAGAGAAACGCCCCGACTCATCATCGGGGCGTTTCGTTTAAGAGTGCTTGTGGCTGCGTAGCTACTTCTTATCGTAGACCGTTATCGACTTTGTGGGTTTCCCCGCAGCATCGGTGCCCGTGCACGAGGATGTCATCGTCGTGCCACCAGCCGAAACCACTAAAACCCCGACTCGAATCGGCAGACGCCGCGGGCGAAGCAGCGAAGGGCACCCTAAGGCCAAGGGTCGGGTAAAAGACTCGGCCGAAACGACTGACCCGAACCGTTCTCGCGGGCATGGCGACCTCGCCGGCCTCAGTGGCCCTGTCAAAGGACCTGAAGAAGCGGGGATGGACCTTCGTGGGTCCGACGACGATGTACGCCTTCATGGAGGCGATGGGGCTCGTCAATGACCATCTGCACGGTTGTCATTGTCGCCCGGATGCCGCCGAGGCGCGGAATAGTCTGACCACCCCGGGCCGGCAACGTCTTGTGTAAAGCCATATTTGGCATCACGTTATGCAGCAGAGCCTCCGCCGAGGCTCTCGATCGATTAGATTGCAGGTGTCTTTTTCTCCTGGATCCATGACTACTTCAGACGTTACGGGCAGATGGCGGGAGTTGGTTGTCAAGTACCAACAGCCGATCAACCGGGCCGCGATCACCCAAATCTGCACCACAATGATTCCGCTGGTGATCGGGCTGGTCTTGATGACGCTCGCCATGAAGGTCCACTACGGGCTGGTGCTCTTACTGGCGATCCCGACGGGTGGTTTGCTGATCCGGACGTTCATCGTGATGCATGACTGCGGTCACGGATCGTACTTCAGCTCACGGCGGTGGAATGATATCGTCGGTTTCATCACCGGGGTCATGACGTTTACGCCCTACATCCAATGGCGGCGCGACCACGCGATCCATCACGCCACGTCGGGCAACCTCGACAAGCGGGGCTGGGGCGATGTCGCCACTCTCACCATCACTGAGTACATGGCCCTGTCTCCCATGGGGCGGTTTAAGTACCGGATCTACCGAAATTCGTTTTTCCTGCTGGTATTCGGACCGGTGTTCTTGGTTATCAAACATCGGTTTCCGACCCCCGGCCCGATGACGACGGCGAAGGAACGGTTTAATGTTCACGCGACCAACATCACCCTGGTCGCGGTCGCCGTCCTGCTCGGTTCCCTGGGGGCGCTCTACGAGGCCGCCGCCATCTACCTGCCGGCCTTCATGGTGGCCGGGTCGGCCGGCGTGTGGCTTTTCTACGTTCAGCATCAGTTTGAGGACGCCTATTGGAAGCCGGCTCAGGATTGGGATTATGCCACCTCGGCGCTCAAGGGTAGCTCGTATCTCAAACTGCCGAAAGTCATTCAGTGGTTTACTGGGAACATCGGGCTGCACCACGTGCATCACTTGAGCCCGCGAATCCCGAACTATCGTCTGCAGCAGTGTCACGACGAGCATCCCGAACTCCAAAACGTGCCGACCATCGGCTTCTGGCAGGGCATCCGGGCGCTTGGCCTCAAGCTCTACGATGAAGACGCCCGCCGGCTGATCGGATTTGGCGAACTTCGAAAGCGGCTTGCGAACCGCTAAAGTTCGGGAGTTGAAGCAGGGGCGGCCACCAGCCGCCCCTGCTTTTTTTCCGCCATCGCGGGGCTTTAGTTGACCGAGACTCTTTTTGCCGGCTTCGCGGTGACCCACCCGGGGCTTGAGCCGGTGTTGGCTTCCGAACTGATTCGTTTGGGTCTGGCGCCCGGGGAACCAGTGGCCGGTGGCTGCCCTTTCAACTCGTCGTTTGAACAGATCGTCTTGGCGAACCTCTGCCTCAGGACCGCCACCCGGGTGCTGGTGCGGGTCGCCAGTTTCCGAGCCCGCTCGTTCATTGAGTTGGAACGGCATGCCAAACGGGTCGATTGGCCCCGGTTCTTGGGACAGGGGGTGGCCGTCCATTTTCGGGTGACCAGCAAGAAATCAAAGTTGTTCCACGAGAAAGGCATCGCCGAACGACTGGCGAAGGCGGTGCTCGCCACGGGCGGAGGCGTCGACATTGCGGCCAGCCGGGCCGGGGCCGATCTCGAAGAACGCGACGTCGCGATTCCGACGACGATCCAGCGGTTCGTGGTCCGGTTTCACTATGACGAATGCACGATCAGCGCGGATACCTCAGGCCCGTTGTTGCACCGCCGGGGCTACCGCCACGCCTCCGCCAAGGCGCCGCTCCGCGAGACGCTCGCCGCCGGGCTACTACTCAGCAGCGGGTGGGATGGTTCGACGCCGCTGATCGATCCCATGTGCGGATCGGGAACGATCCCGATCGAAGCCGCGCTGATCGCCCGCCGCCTCGCACCAGGGCTCGCTAGGCGGTTTGCCTTCGAGCAATGGCCGGGCGTTGATCCGACGCTCATCGCCAAGATCCGATCTAAGGTCGCGTCGGTCGCGCTCGCGAAGAGTCCGGTTCCGCTGATCGGGAGCGATCGTGATGGCGGCGCGGTGGCGGCTTCACGGGCAAACGCGTTGGCTGCGGGAGTGGGTCCGGACGTGGAATGGCGACAGGGGGCGGTGTCGACACTGTCACCGCCGGACCCGCCAGGTTGGATCGTGATCAATCCTCCCTATGGCGCCCGGGTCGGCGACCGCACCAAACTCCGGGATCTTTACGCCCAGTTTGGGAATGTGCTGCGGCGCGTGTGCCCGGGTTGGCGGGTTGCCATGATCTCGGCCGACCGCATTCTCGAGGGCCATGTCGGGCTCCGATGGCGGAACATCGGGACGACCGACAACGGCGGCATTCCGGTTCACTTCCTTGCGGGCGAGGTCCCGGACGAATGACCGAGGCGTTGCCAATCGAGGGGGTCTTGCCGGCGCTGTTCCGAGCGCTCGACGGGTTCGGGGCTGCGGTGCTCGTGGCCGAGCCGGGTGCGGGCAAGACCACGGTCGTGCCGTGGCGACTCCTCGATGCCCCTTGGTTGGCCGGCAATCGAATCATCATGCTCGAACCGAGACGAGTCGCGGCTCGAGCCGCGGCCGCCCGCATTGCGTGGCACCTGAACGAACGAGTGGGGCAGACGGTCGGCTATCGGGTCCGATTCGACACCGTCGTCACCGCCCACACCAGAATCGAAGTCGTCACCGAGGGGGTTCTGACCCGGCTGTTGCAGAACGATCCTTCGCTCGAGGGGTACGGGATCGTAATCTTGGACGAATTTCACGAGCGGAGCCTTCCGGCCGATCTCGGCCTGGCGCTGGCGCTGCAATCAAGGGAAATCCTCCGGCCGGACCTCCGCCTCCTGGTGATGTCGGCGACCATCGACGCGCCGGCCGTGGCGGCGGTCCTCGGTGGCGCGCCGGTCATTGACGCACCAGGCCGGATCTACCCAATTGAGACCCGGTTTCGGCCGGCCAAGTCCGAGCAACGGCTCGAGGCCCACGTCGCGTCGGTGGTCCGGGAGGCCGTGGCGGAAGAAGACGGCGATGTCCTGGTGTTTCTTCCCGGGGTTGGCGAGATCAACCGGGTTCAGGCCTTTCTCATGGAAACGGGGCCGGCGGTGCCTGCGTCGGTCCTGCCGCTCCACGGGATGCTCAGTTCCGAACAGCAGGACGCCGTACTCGCCGAGCGGACTGGGCGCCGCATCATTCTGGCTACCTCGATTGCCGAAAGCAGTCTGACCGTGCCGGGGGTCAGGATCGTTGTCGATGGGGGCCAGATCCGCGCCCCGCGATTTTCTCCGAGAACCGGAATGTCCCGGTTAGAGACCAATCGGGTCACCCGGGCGTCGGCCGATCAGCGTCGGGGCCGGGCGGGGCGCACCGGGCCGGGCATCTGCTACCGGCTCTGGTCTGCCGGCGAAGATCTCGGTCTGTTGGCTCACCGGGTCCCCGAGATCCTCGGGTCGGACCTTGCCTCACTCGCGTTGGATCTGGCGGGGGCGGGTGTCGCGGATGCTCGGGACCTTCGGTGGCTGGATCCGCCGCCGGCGGCGGCGTTGGGCCAGGCCCGCGAGCTTCTGAGACTTCTCGACGCGATTGATGCGGAGGGTCGCCTGACCCCGATGGGACGAGCCATGACTCGACTGGCGTTACACCCGCGTCTGGCCCACATGGCGGTGCGAGCGAGCCAGGTTGGGCTCGGTGGCTTGGCGGCGGTGATGGCGGTCGTCCTGTCGGACCGGGACATTGCCCGCCGGACCCATCCCCATGAGATCCCCGATGTCGATCTCCGGCTCCGAATCGACGCGATCGCCTCGGAACGTCTCCCGCTTGGGTTCGATGTCGACTGGGGGGCTGTTGCCCGCGGCCGTCGCGAGGTCAAGGTATGGCGTGAACGGCTTGGTGTTCGGGAATCGGGTCGCCCGTCGGCCGAATCGGCGGGTCGCCTATTGGCCTGGGCCTACCCCGATCGGGTCGGGCAGGGACGGGCGGGCCAGTCCGGCAGGTTCCTGCTCCGCAACGGTCGAGGGGCGTCGATGCCGGCGACCCAACCATTGGCACGATCCGACTACGTTGTCGCGGCTGAACTGGATGATGCGGGGGTGGAAAGCCGGATTTCAATTGCCGCGCCGCTCGATGCCGAAACGTTCAAGGCACTCGTGGTGGCCGACGGCCGATTGGAGCAGGCGGTCGAATGGAACGGGAGCAGGCGCTCGGTGCGGGCGGTCGAGCGCCTGATGCTGGGCGCGCTGGTGATCGAGGAAAGGCCGGTGCGAGCCATTGACCCTGTGCTGGCCAGCTCCGCCGTGTTCGAAGGCGTGCGCCGGGATGGGATTGCCGTGTTACCATGGTCGGCGTCGGCGATCAAAGTGCGGCAGCGATTGGCCTGCCTGCATCAGGTGGATCCGGCCTGGCCCGATCAAAGTGACGAGTGTCTCCTGGCCGAGCTCGAGCATTGGTTGGGTCCCTCAGCGCACACCGGCGATGTGAGCCGAATCGACTGCGGCCAATTGCTCTTGGGGCGACTGGCGGCCGACCAGCGGAATCGTCTGGATCGGATGGCACCTGACCGGTATGAGGTGCCGACGGGATCGAAAATCGAGATCGACTACCGGGATCCGGCGGCGCCGGTGCTGGCGGTCAAACTCCAAGAGATGTTCGGTGAGACGACGACTCCGACGATCGCGGATGGACGATTGGCGGTCACCGTCCATCTCCTCTCGCCGGCCGGCCGCCCGCTTCAGGTCACGCGCGACCTCGCCGGATTCTGGCGAACCAGCTACTTCGACGTTCGCCGCGAGATGAAGGGCCGCTATCCGAAACACCCGTGGCCCGACAACCCACTCGAGGCCACTCCGACCCGCCGCACCAAGCGCAGGGCCTAGGCGGTCAGGACCCGGTAGTCGAGCGCGACGATGCCGGATTTCTCATAGACATGGGTCTTGGTGAGGGCAAGCTGTCCCCGGACGGCCCCTGAGGGGAGGAGCGGGATGCCGGCTCCCAGCAGAATTGGGACGACCGCCACTTCAACCGAATCGACGACTCCAACCCCCAGCAGACCCTGGAACAGCGATCCCCAGCCAAAGAGCCCAATGTCTTTACCGGGCTGCTGTTTCAAGGCATCGAACGCCGGTTTCGAGACGTCGTTCATGATCGTGACGTCAGGATGGTCGGCTTGGACCAGCGTCTTGGAAACCACAATCGATCGGATACCCGGCATGCCGACATTGCCGATTTGTCGGGCAACCTCGTAACTCTTCCGACCCATCAGCGCGGTGTCAAACGCGCTGAACATCACCCCGAAATCGATATCAGGGTCCATTGGAATCCAGTCGTACTCCCCCAGAGGTCCGGCGATGTAGCCGTCGAGGCTCATGGCCACAGAATAGCGAATGCATCGCATGGGGGCTCCTCGTCGATGGCTTCTGGCCGCCGTCAGGGTTTGGCGATGAACCGTCGAATCAGTCCGGACACCTGTTCGGGGTACTCGTGGACCACCCAATGGGTTCCTTCGGGGATTCGGTGAATCGTGAGGTCCGGAACGAACGCGTCGAGCCCGACCAAATTCTCGGTGAGGAGGGCCTCGTCCTGTTCGCCCCAGATGACCAGCGTCGGTACCCGCACGGAATAGTCGCCGAACGAGGCGCCCGTCACCAAGGTGTCTTGGGATCCGGGTGAAGGTGGCCCGATCCGCCTCGTCTTTAATGGCGTCGACACAGCCGATGGCGACATCCTCGACCGCGGTGGTCTTCAAGTTGTTTCGAGTCCGGAGGGCCCGAAGCGGGGTGGCTGCCAGTTCGACCGGTGCCACTTCATGAAGGGAACCATCGGGCTTCCCGCGGCCTCGCGGGGTCCGGAGCGAGATAGAAATCCACCGGGTGTTGGGTTTGGCTGATCGGCAGGGATTCGGGTAGTTTGATCGCCATGACCTCACCGCCTTTTCCCATCATCGGGATGGTGCTATTCCCGAACTTCACCCAATTGGATCTGACCGGGCCGTTTGAGATTTTCGGCCGGATTCCCAACGCCCGGGTCGTCGCGGTCGCGGCCGGGCTCGGGGCGGTGACCAGCGACACCGGCCTTCGCGTCCTGCCTGACGTTTCCTTCGCTGACGCGCCGGCATGTGACGTGATCTGTGTTCCGGGCGGCCCGGGAGTGAACCAGATGCTCGAGGATGATGCTTTGCTTGGATTTCTCCGGGCCCAGGGCGAGCACGCGCGGTACGTTACTTCGGTGTGCACCGGCTCGCTGCTCCTGGGGGCGGCTGGACTCCTGGGTGGCTATCGGGCCTCGACCCACTGGTTGTCGATGGACCTCCTGGCCCTGTTTGGTGCCGTCCCGGTTCGGGAGCGGGTGGTCATCGATCGGAACCGGATCACGGGTGGCGGTGTGACGGCCGGGATTGATTTCGGGTTGGTGGTCGCGGCGGCCATCGCCGGCGACGAGGTGGCTCAGCAGATCCAACTGATGCTGGAATACGATCCGGCTCCCCCATTCGACGCCGGGTCTCCGCTCCGGGCGCCGGCTGAAGTCGTTGCCGCGGTACGGCGCCAGGGAGCCCAGTATCTGGATGCCAGGACCGTTCTTGCCACCCGGGCGGCACTGCGACTGCCTCGCTAGGGAAGAAACCGGGTCCGGGTGGCCGGCGGCGGGACGGGGCAGGCGGGGTACCGGCCGAACACCCGGTAGCGCCAATACGCCACGACATCATAAAGGGAATCCCGAATTTCCCTGGGTATCAGGTATCCGATCAAGCCCACCCGCCAGAACCCGCCCAAGTAGCGGACGACCCGTAACACGGCCGTGGACCGAGCGGTGGCCGCCGGTCCTTCAATCAGGACCACCGAATCGATCCCGGCGAGCTCCGGGTGGCCGATGAGGCGAGCTTGGGCCGTTGGCCCCGCGAGCGGAGCGAATCGAAGAGACCCCTTGGGGTCGACCCTCAGCAAGAAGGAAACCCAGCCGTTGCAGAGCGCACAGTGGCCGTCGTAGAGGAGAATAGGTGCTTCGCTAGACGATGAGGCCAGCTTCGCGGAGCTCCTCTTCGAAATCCGGGGCCGGGTTCTTGGGCCGCCTGAAAAACCACCACTGCTCGGTCGGATCATGGCCGTTTTCGCGGGCGTTTTTTTCGCCCCGGACCGGGGCACATTCCACCGTCATGTCGATGAATTGCTCGTCGAGTGTCGCCAGTCGTTTGTCGGCCGCCGCCCGGTCCTCGGCGTCGGTCACCTCGAGGGCCCCGGCCAGGGTGTCGCGGAGGTCCATGTCGTTGAGATAATCGTCAAAGGCGAGGTTGTACCCTTCCTCGACGGCGGCCACCAGGCTTTCCCAGTGATCCAGGAGGCCCTTCAGGCCGCCTTTGACGACGCTTGGCGCACTGCCGCGCCGCCGCAGATACTGCCCCACTCGATCAGGCTGTTGAATCATCATTCTGGTCTCCGTCGCGCTGCTCGTCGAAAGTACGCCGCATCATCAACCGCGACACTATGCACGATCGGCGACAAATGGTCAACCGGTCTCCGGGTTTGGCGCTGGCCAGATTATCCTCGGAATTCGAACCGTACGCAAGTCAGCGGGGAGGTCCGATGGTTACTCGCGATGCCGCGGAGTTCGTGGAATACTGGCGGGGCGTTCGTCACCGGACCCGCCGGTTGGTGTTGCTGATTCCCGCCGACCGCCTCGAATGGGCTCCGGCCGCCGATCGATGGACCCTGGGCGATCTGGTTCGCCATCTTGCCGCCATCGAGCGGTGGATGTACGGCGAGAACGTCCAGGGTCGTCCGAGTCGGTATCCCGGCCCTGGTGAGGAACTGGCCACGGGCCTCGACGAAGTTCTTGGGTATCTCGATCGGATGCATGCGGAGTCTTGCGCCATCTTCGCGGGCCTCCCGCCCAAGCAACTCGCCGGCAAGTCGGTCACGCCGGCCGGCACCCCCATAACCACCTACAAATGGCTCCGGGCGATGGTGGAGCACGAAGCCCATCCTCGGGGTCAAGACCCCTCAGATATTCGGGCTGACGGAGGAAGAGGTCCGAGCCCGGTCCTCGAGCTTAGGAGCGTCGGCCCTCGTACCACCCTCGGAGTGACCTCGGGGTGTAGGGCGATTCCAGGGTTGCGCACTCGTCGGGGGTCAGCCGCAGCTCGACGGCCCGGGCCGCACTCTCGAGCTGTTCTAGCGTGGTGACGCCGACGATTGGGGCCGAGACGCCCGGGCGGGACAGGACCCAACTCAACGCCGTCTCCGCCGGCGAAACACCCCGGGCGGCGGCCACGGCGGCATTGGCGGCAATGATCGCCTGGTCGCCGGCATGGTCGTACAGCTGACCCGTGAGCTGGTCCGAACCGCCCCGCGCCGTCGTCGGTCCGGGGCTTGGTCCCCGAGCCAGGAGACCCCGGGCCAATGGGGACCACGGGATCATCCCGATCCCCTGGTCGAGGCAGAGTTGCACCATTTCCCGCTCTTCTTCCCGATAAAGCAGGTTGTAGTGATTCTGCATCGAGACGAATCGGGCCCACCCGCGCTGATCGGCGAGGGCGAGCG encodes:
- the hrpB gene encoding ATP-dependent helicase HrpB: MTEALPIEGVLPALFRALDGFGAAVLVAEPGAGKTTVVPWRLLDAPWLAGNRIIMLEPRRVAARAAAARIAWHLNERVGQTVGYRVRFDTVVTAHTRIEVVTEGVLTRLLQNDPSLEGYGIVILDEFHERSLPADLGLALALQSREILRPDLRLLVMSATIDAPAVAAVLGGAPVIDAPGRIYPIETRFRPAKSEQRLEAHVASVVREAVAEEDGDVLVFLPGVGEINRVQAFLMETGPAVPASVLPLHGMLSSEQQDAVLAERTGRRIILATSIAESSLTVPGVRIVVDGGQIRAPRFSPRTGMSRLETNRVTRASADQRRGRAGRTGPGICYRLWSAGEDLGLLAHRVPEILGSDLASLALDLAGAGVADARDLRWLDPPPAAALGQARELLRLLDAIDAEGRLTPMGRAMTRLALHPRLAHMAVRASQVGLGGLAAVMAVVLSDRDIARRTHPHEIPDVDLRLRIDAIASERLPLGFDVDWGAVARGRREVKVWRERLGVRESGRPSAESAGRLLAWAYPDRVGQGRAGQSGRFLLRNGRGASMPATQPLARSDYVVAAELDDAGVESRISIAAPLDAETFKALVVADGRLEQAVEWNGSRRSVRAVERLMLGALVIEERPVRAIDPVLASSAVFEGVRRDGIAVLPWSASAIKVRQRLACLHQVDPAWPDQSDECLLAELEHWLGPSAHTGDVSRIDCGQLLLGRLAADQRNRLDRMAPDRYEVPTGSKIEIDYRDPAAPVLAVKLQEMFGETTTPTIADGRLAVTVHLLSPAGRPLQVTRDLAGFWRTSYFDVRREMKGRYPKHPWPDNPLEATPTRRTKRRA
- a CDS encoding alkaline phosphatase family protein; protein product: MKALAGLGFALVMGGCSAFTPPRTPPSPAEGRVLILISIDGFRPDYLNRPAAVRLRELAASGVRAEQLIPAFPTKTFPNHYTIATGLYPEHHGIVANSMTDPDIGRFTTTDTVSNRDPRWWGGEPIWLTAVKQGRRAATMFWVGSEGAIQGIRPNYWRVFDPRLPSAARVDQVLEWLALPPGQAPDLVTLYFNRVDLVGHRRGPESAAVDSAIGETDAAIGRLIDSLKSRGQLQRTNLIVVSDHGMTAISPDRVIYLDDYVPIEPGEIADLAPATAIDPGPGRTEMIFRGLVNAHPKLSVYRRQEIPARFQFQSNRRIAPILALADDGWTISTRQRWRVSPMTDLGNHGYDNALASMAATFIASGPAFRTGTVVPPFQSIHVYGLIAHLMGLRPAANDGALDSVRAVLR
- a CDS encoding DJ-1/PfpI family protein, which translates into the protein MTSPPFPIIGMVLFPNFTQLDLTGPFEIFGRIPNARVVAVAAGLGAVTSDTGLRVLPDVSFADAPACDVICVPGGPGVNQMLEDDALLGFLRAQGEHARYVTSVCTGSLLLGAAGLLGGYRASTHWLSMDLLALFGAVPVRERVVIDRNRITGGGVTAGIDFGLVVAAAIAGDEVAQQIQLMLEYDPAPPFDAGSPLRAPAEVVAAVRRQGAQYLDARTVLATRAALRLPR
- a CDS encoding fatty acid desaturase — its product is MTTSDVTGRWRELVVKYQQPINRAAITQICTTMIPLVIGLVLMTLAMKVHYGLVLLLAIPTGGLLIRTFIVMHDCGHGSYFSSRRWNDIVGFITGVMTFTPYIQWRRDHAIHHATSGNLDKRGWGDVATLTITEYMALSPMGRFKYRIYRNSFFLLVFGPVFLVIKHRFPTPGPMTTAKERFNVHATNITLVAVAVLLGSLGALYEAAAIYLPAFMVAGSAGVWLFYVQHQFEDAYWKPAQDWDYATSALKGSSYLKLPKVIQWFTGNIGLHHVHHLSPRIPNYRLQQCHDEHPELQNVPTIGFWQGIRALGLKLYDEDARRLIGFGELRKRLANR
- a CDS encoding dihydrofolate reductase gives rise to the protein MRCIRYSVAMSLDGYIAGPLGEYDWIPMDPDIDFGVMFSAFDTALMGRKSYEVARQIGNVGMPGIRSIVVSKTLVQADHPDVTIMNDVSKPAFDALKQQPGKDIGLFGWGSLFQGLLGVGVVDSVEVAVVPILLGAGIPLLPSGAVRGQLALTKTHVYEKSGIVALDYRVLTA
- a CDS encoding uracil phosphoribosyltransferase gives rise to the protein MVHPSHPNLTVLDHPLIQHKLAIMRDQATATKNFRQLLGEIAMLMTYEVTRDLPTERFKVETPLERMEANRVAGKKLVLVPILRAGLGMVDGILHLIPSARVGHIGLYRDHETLEPISYYFKIPEGRDRDFFLLDPMLATGGSAIAAVAKLKEAGAGRIRFLCLVAAPEGVRALEAAHPEVPVYTAGLDRELNQSGYILPGLGDAGDRLFGTR
- a CDS encoding class I SAM-dependent RNA methyltransferase, translated to MTETLFAGFAVTHPGLEPVLASELIRLGLAPGEPVAGGCPFNSSFEQIVLANLCLRTATRVLVRVASFRARSFIELERHAKRVDWPRFLGQGVAVHFRVTSKKSKLFHEKGIAERLAKAVLATGGGVDIAASRAGADLEERDVAIPTTIQRFVVRFHYDECTISADTSGPLLHRRGYRHASAKAPLRETLAAGLLLSSGWDGSTPLIDPMCGSGTIPIEAALIARRLAPGLARRFAFEQWPGVDPTLIAKIRSKVASVALAKSPVPLIGSDRDGGAVAASRANALAAGVGPDVEWRQGAVSTLSPPDPPGWIVINPPYGARVGDRTKLRDLYAQFGNVLRRVCPGWRVAMISADRILEGHVGLRWRNIGTTDNGGIPVHFLAGEVPDE
- a CDS encoding alpha/beta hydrolase, which codes for MTGASFGDYSVRVPTLVIWGEQDEALLTENLVGLDAFVPDLTIHRIPEGTHWVVHEYPEQVSGLIRRFIAKP